From the genome of Hippocampus zosterae strain Florida chromosome 8, ASM2543408v3, whole genome shotgun sequence:
ATTCGGATCACAAGACCCGACGGCTGCTACCATACTTGTATCACGACGACAGAATGGATCCGTCTCTTTGCGGACTCCAAGGCCCGGTGTGCTCGCAAAGCTCTTTGGATCTTAATAGCGCTGAGGTGGTGGTAGACTGCGGCGGCAAAATGAAGTCTCCTCCGTGCATTGGCGGCATCGAGTTCCTTGATGacacaaacaatgaaatctTTGTAAAATCATCGAGATCAGGGTTCTCGAGAGCCCCTCTCCAGAGGTTTTCCTCCACCGGCATAGCTGATTCAAAAGATCAGGACGCTCAAGTTTGCTGACCATTTGAATCAGGGGTGCGTCTAGAGAAGTCTGAAAAGGGTTTCTCGAGGACCAGACTCGGGCACCGCCGATCTAGATCTTTCTGCTGGCAGGAACGAGACCGTTATCCTTACCCGCTTTCGTACAATCCAGGCTCTGTAGTGGGTCTGAAGCGCGATGGCGGCCCGCCTCGTTCGCAGGTAGTTCTCCCTTTCTTCTTTGCCGAGGCGCATTGCTCTGACCCACTCTTGCAACTTCACGGCTGCCGCTCTACTCTTCAGGAAGAGGCGCCTCTGGACAGAGCATCTCCAGGACGACTGGATCAAAGTGGCAGCTCGACTTTGCTGCCTTATGTCCCTCCTGACTCGGTAAGCTCGATATGCAGCCTGAAGAACCACAGTGGCCCTTTTGAGTTTCAGGAACTTGCTTCTTTCTCGCCTTTGACGAATAAAGGCCCGGTAGTACTTCTGAATGAGCAGCACAGACGCGCAGTTGGTCTCAAATTTGACGAGCTCAACGCGCCTCCTATATGCCGACTGGATGGCCGTCGCCGCCCGGTGCAACCGAGCAATGTGCTTCCGGGTTTGCCGGCCTCTGTAGGCGGCCTGAAAGATGACGGCTGCCCTGCGCATTTCCAAGAAGTGTTTCCTCTGAGATTTGGCTGCTGCGGTAGCACGAAACCGTCGCTGAACGGTTAGCGCAGATGATTTCATGTTCTGGTACCGCTTCAACTGACGATGGGCTCTGAAAGCAGACTGGATCACGGTCGCAGCACAGTGTTTCTGTCGGATGGACTGTCTTGATTTCATTGCCCGGAAGGCCGCTTGGAGACAAATCGCAGCGTTCCTGACTTTGTTATAACGCTTGACCTCAAGACGTTTCTGTCGCTGGGATCTGAATCTCCGCTGCAAGACGCAGATCGCCCAGAGTTGCTTCTTGAAAGTCGATTGCTGATTACGTCTCTTGAAGTTTGCTTGAATGACGGTAGCTGCTCTGTGCATCTCGGCAATTCTTCTTCTCTCCAAACGACCGCGGTAAACCGCCTGCAGACAAATGATTGAGGATCTGACTCTCAGGAAATAGTCCCTCTCTTTTTCCTGAAGAACGTGGGCCCTGTAGCCTCTCTGGATAACGATGGCCGCCAAGCGTTTGGCCTGGAATCCGACTCGCTCTCTGCGGCATCTGAAAGCAGACTGGATCACGGTCGCAGCACGGTGTTTCTGTCGGATGGACTGTCTTGATTTCATTCCCCGGAAGGCCGCTTGTAGACAAATCACAGCGTTCCTGACTTCTCGATAACGTTTGACCTCGACGTTGCGCTGACTGGCGGCTCTAAATCTCTGCTGTAGGACACGGGCAGCCCAGAGCTGTTTCCTGAAGCGCAATTGTTGCCGGTGCCTCTTGAAGTTTGCTTGTATGACAGTGGCTGCCCTGTGCATCTTAGCAATTCTTCTCCTCTCCGAGCAACCTCTAAAGAACGACTGGAGACAGATGACGGAGGTTCGGATTTTCAGGAAGTAGtccctttcttttttctgtagAACATAGGCTCTGTAGCATCTCTGGATGGTGATGACTGACAGACGCGTGGCTTGGAATTGGACTTTCTGTCTGCGACTTCTGAAGGCGGCCTGGATCACGGTCGCAGCACGGTGTTTCTGTCGGATGGATTTTCTTGATTCCATTCCCCGGAAGGCCGCTTGTAGACAAATCGCAGCGTTCCTGACTTCTCGATAACGCTTCATCTCCGAGTTTCTCTCCCTCATAGCTCGAAACCTTTGCTGTAAAACCAAGGCAGCCCGGCGCCGTTTTCTGAAGAGCAACCGCTGCTTATGCCGCTTAAAATTTGCCTGTATGACCGTTGCTGCTCTGTGCATCTGGCCGATCCTCCCTCTCGCAAGCCGACCTCTGAAAGCGGCCTGAAGAACGACGGCGGAGGATCGGACTTTCAGGTAGTATCCCCTATCCCGTTTCTGAAGCGCGAAGGCCCGGTAATGTCTCTGGATGACGATGGCCGACAGACGGGCGCTCCGGAATCGGACTTCTTCTCGGTGCTTTCTGAACTTAGACTGGATCAAAGTGGCAGCCCGATGCCAACGAGCAACGTCCTTCCTGACGTGCAGTCCTCTGCACGCCGACTGAATGACGATGGAAGACTTGCGCATGGTTTGGTAGCGTCGCATTTGAGCTTTGGCTGCTACGGTGGCACGGTACCTACGTTGCACGGCGAGCACTGAAGACTTTAGGGCCATGTACTTCTTGTGTTCGCGGCGGGCTCTGAAAGCTCTCTGGATAGTCGAGGCGGCCCGATGCTTTTGTTTGACGAGTCTTCTGGCTCTCATTCCCCTGAAGGCCGCTTGCAGGCAAACGGCCGCCCTGCGCCTCGATAGGTATTGCCGGCGCACTTCTCTCGTCAACAACAGCGCTCTGTAGCGCCGTTGGAGAGCCAAAGTTGCCGTCTTCAGAGCCAGGAATCGATTCCTCTCCTGGATCATGCGAAACCTTCTGTGAATGCTAGAGGCCACGCGGCGCATCTGCGCAAAGTTCCTGCGGGCGCGGTAGCCACGATACGCGGCCTGGATGGTAACGGCGGCAGATTTCGTCCTTCTGTACATCTTCAGCTGTTCAGCCATGCGGATTTTGGCCCTGTATCGCGCTTGAAGAATGACCGCGGCGCACTTGGTGGCAAGATAAGCCTTACGAACTCGGTGCGTTCTGAACGCAGCTTGGATGAAGCTAATGGCCTGGATCCTCTTCTTAAATTCTTCTCTTCCTCTCCAGCCTCTGTAGACGGCTTGGATTTTCAAGGCagcttttttttgctcctcGTACTTGCGTCGCTCCGCCCTGCAACAGAGTCGCGCTCGATAGCGGCACTGGATGATAACGGTTGCACTTTGAAGGAGCCTGTATCGTTTTCGTGCGGAATACATCCGGAGCGCCGACTGAATGACGGTTGCGGCTTTGTGCTTTTTCTGCAGGTCCGCTCGGACTTTCATGCCTCTGAATCCCGCCGCTATGGTAGCGCAGGCCGCCTTCTTCCGCAGGAACGCTTCCCTCGTTTTCTTTGCGGCCACGTGAGCCCGATAGCGACGCTGGATGACAACAGCCGCCGCCTTTTTGGACCTGAACTCCGCTTGAGCCTTGCGTCGGCGGTAGTGGGCCCGGATAAGCGTTGCGCTCCGGTGGTATTTTTTAATCCTCATCCTGTCGGCTCGGCCTCTCCAGTAGGCTTGTATCGTGAGCGCGGCCTTTCTTAGAGCGCCGTACTCCTCCTTTGTCTTCCGAGCTAAAATTGCGGCTCGAAGCTTTTGCTGTATGACAACCGTTGCGTTCCTGAGGGCGAGGTAGCGCCATCGGCAGGCAAATTTCCTGAACGCGGCCTGGATCACGGTTGCCGCTCGGTGTCGTCTCTTCAGCGAGTCGCGATTGCGTTTCTTGCGGTAAGCCAACTGAACGgtcctggcggcgcggcgcatCTCGACAAATCTTTGCCTTTCCGCAGCCCTTCTCGCGGAGGCCCTGTACCATCGCTGGATGACGACGGCGGCGCGTTTGATTCTCAGGGCCTGCTTCCTGACCCGATGCCCCCTGAAGGCGCTCTGAATGACGACGGCCGATTGGTGTTGCCGCGTGCGCTTCTGAAAGCGGGATCTTTGAATGAGACCTCTGCAGTGCGCTTGAATGAGCAAAGCGCTTCTTTGGATCTTTCTGTATTGACGCAAGCACCTTTGCCTTCTATAGAAAGACTGAATCTTAACAGCGGCGGCTGTTCTTTCGGCCATTCTCTCCACGTGCCATTTCTTATATGCGCTTTGTATTACTCTGGCAGCACGGTTCTCCCTTTGAGTTTTCTGGATTTTCCACAGTCTGTAGCCTCTCTGCATTGTCACCGCGGCAGCTTTGAGGCGGAGATAGCGCGTGCGTACTTTCCTCCCATGAATCCAAGCTCTTGAATATCTCTGCAAGACAGCCGTCGCTCGGCGGATTTTGACAAAGGCCGACGCAGCCCTCTTCATTCGCCACCGCGCTTGGACAACAACGGCGGTGGATCGGACTCGCTGGTAATATCTCCGAGCGGAAAACATTCTCCACTGGGCctgcgcaaacaaacaaacgggaaTTTGATGACTGATTCCACATGCCCTTGCAGTACGTACACTTGACGAACTGACAAAATGGATGCTGTTGAGAAAAGGTGCTTACGGTATTCCTTCCTATAGTGGAATCACAAATATTCTATTCGCATTGCGTTGTACTGGTAAAACCGGCTTAGAATAGTTCTAGCTTTTACATCATTATTTATTGGCagattttatttcaatattcCTCCCCcccaatacttaaaaaaaaaaaatatatatatatatatatatatatatagggcggcccggtagtccagtggttagcacgtgggcttcacagtgcagaggtaccgggttcgattccagctccggcctccctgtgtggagtttgcatgttctccccgggcctgcgtgggttttctccgggtgctccggtttcctcccacattccaaaaatatgcatggcaggctgattgaacactctaaattgtccctaggtgtgagtgtgagtgcgattggttgttcgtctctgtgtgccctgcgattggctggcaaccgattcagggtgtcccccgcctactgcccggagacggctgggataggttccagcaccccccgcgaacctagtgaggatcaagcggttaggaagatgaatgaatgaatgaatatatatatatacacaggtacatatatttttttggggggggggtagacccAACCCCCGTTTTTCTTGGAATTTCATATTGGAGGTTTAAGaatttaccccccacccccccaaaaaaatggtatGCACATTCCTCTGAGACATACTACATAAACCTCCCCTATCCATGGCTGTTAAGGAGTgaaagaggtggggggggggatagcaaATGGCTGAAAATCGGTTCCAAATGAAGACATGAAGACATGTAAACAGGCAGCGCTTCACTGCATTTGTGCGTTCCTGCACCTTGTTTGACTCTATGAGCAGAATAACGGGGGGTGCCGCGAATAAAATGCAAGTCGTATTCGAAGCCTCAAGCTCACCTGGATGATTGTGGCCGCTCGATTCCGAATGCCCCGCAGCTGCGCTTCTTTTTCCAGCCGCAGTCTTTTGCGAATAACAAAGCCTCTCCAGGCAGACTGTATGATCACGGACGCCGCGTTTTGATTCCTGGCTCGGCGTCGCTGAAGAAAACGCTTGACGGCCCGCTGAATTTTCGCGGCAGCCGCGTTTCTCTCCTGCGTCGCAAAACGAGAAGCGAGGGGTTGCCGCCGTGTATTTCCACGCCGAGACGTGAACATTTTCAAGCGATATCCTTTTGACAACGCGCGCGTGACCGACCTTGTAGACTTGCAAGTCCTTCTTTATTCTGTAGGTCCTCCAGGCACCTTGTATGACCCGAGCCGCTCTGGTTTCATTACGCAGGTCCAAGAGACGAGCGCACAGGAAAGACAGGTAACACAtcacaacctgtccaagaaatAGACATCCAACAGATAAAAATGGTTTCTTGCGCCTTGGGACAGTTTTCAAGTTGACTTTACACTTTGCTCGCGCGATGCGGATCCAAGTGCCGAGATGTTCCCAAGCGCGACTGTGCCAATCTCGACATTTGGTTTTGGATACAAGTGTGCTTTCGGCGCACCTGCTCATTGGGGATGGTGTTGGACATGTCAGCCGGGTTGATCATGGAAGGCACTCCGCCCAGGAAAGCCACCGCAGCATTAACCAGCCCAAAGTTGCTTTTCTCGTTTTCCAGTAGCTTTTTAAACTCCGCAGAGGGACTCTCGGGGCCTGTTCCGGTtaagcacaaaaaacaaacaaaaaaaaaacagtatagcgcaggcatgtccaaagtccggcccgcgggccaaatccggcccgcggtcgaatttcatccggccctcggcccctgtcataaaatcagtgccgtctggcccgcaggttgggcgcaatggaacacgtgttgcattgactgaggtctcgtcgactggtgagtgatgtttcatagagtactgcttccctctagtggctaaatgagtaatagcattcactaaatgagtaatagcatttagacactagagggcatcgctcacgagttaacaagacatcactccgtgtttatattgactgatatgtcatatttcaaattcctgtttcaaatgaaccaaaagaaattcttaagattgttgaaattaaaataaaaatggaaatgtgaatcagactggcttactaaaatttgttgaacaatattgttgttcaatgtaaagaatgtcagccaaggtcggcccccccgacattttaccacataaaatctggcccccttggcaaaaagtttggacacccctggtatagCGGGTGTACGTACATAAACACAGATATCAACCAATCACTGACTGCGATATGTAACGCCTCTCCACGAGTCATTTCCTTAATGTCTCGAGTGAAGTGACACCCACCATTCGGGCTTTCGGGAGCGTCGTCAAAAGAGCAGTCGGAGTCGATGGCCGAGCAGTTGAGCTCCAGGCGACCCCTCGACGAGCAATCGACAGTTTGGGTGGTGCTGTGACGGAGCGACTCCTCCGAAATGAGACTGGGATGGTAGTGGTGGATTAGGTAGCAGAGGACGCGGCCATCGGAGAACGTCACGGTGAAGTTCTCCAGCTAGACAACGACAAAAACACTCGAGTCATCCGTTTGTTGGCGGGCAGCGAGTTCTCCCTTGACGAGTTCTTGATTCGGTCCCAGGACAAAAACCTGCAGCACTGACACAATGTTACAGTTTGACACGAAGCAAAATCTCGATTCAGACTTTGTGAAAAGAACATCTCGCAAACTCACCGTCAGATTGTAGAAGTCGCACACGGCGCGGGCCCACTCCATCAGCAGAACGACTTTAGCGCTGCGATGCTCATACGGCGCCTTGGTCTTGAGCGCACTGGGCTCAAGGCCACGGCCGGCCCTCACGGAAGCCAACGTCCGTTTTGACCTCAGGGTTCTCCTCAAGAAGAGAATCTCCTCCCTCAGCTGACCCTCGTTCAAAATCACCTCCACCTAACCGACAGAGATTGCCGAGATGATTTGCAAAAATCGTTCCATCGTTGTCGGGCCGCGGGTCGGATGCACACCTGAAATGAGAAAATGATTTTCCACAGGAGGCTCAGCGTCTTCTCTCGGTGACCATCCACAATGTCTCGGGAATCGATGACGGAACCTGGAAGTAAAAGCAAAGATGCCCATCGCCGTGATCGTAGAAGTCAGTGGAGCCAAACGTATTCCATCCACAAGTTTTGGATTCAGACGGCGGAGCGCAATTACCATGTTCATCCTTCAGGTCCACCCCCCTGATTTTGAGCACTTGCATGGCAATATCCACGTTGTGGATTTTTTGCAGGCGGCTGATGGCCGGCAGTCGCAGCTTTGCCGACAAGCCCCACTGCTTTATGAGGAGCTCCATCACCCTTCTagattgggggagggggaaaaaaaacaaaaaacaaaaaacaacaagccaATGAGGAGCTATAAAATGGAAGCGACGTATGACATTGAAATTCGGTCACTTACACGAGTCTGATTCCACATTTCAAGTCAACGGCCAAATTCACCACAGCGTAGCTGAATTCGTCGAGGGGAGTTTGAACATGAGAGACTGGTAATCCAAGGAAGCCGAGATGCCGAGGGAGAATGCCCTCCCCGCTTAAGAAGTCTCTCGAGAAGGCCAGCAACAAGTCTTTACtcgtctttaaaaataaaaaataaaaaatgcattcacaACAGTTAGCTCACGGACATCAGATCCAAAATCCAAACTCTAGAcctaaatgaaacaaaaggaaTAACAATTATCTTTTAGGAAGCAATATTTTGAAAAGGAAACGCCAGTAAGTCGTCTCACGGGTGTAATCGTACATTCTCAAGGTCACATAATGACAAGTGAACATTTTCACCAGTTTCGCCTCAGCACTGCCACGCAATGTATGACGAAAAGCGTCCGACTAAGTGGAGGCGGGATTAGCTTTCAAGCTAATACAAACTATTAGCTTTAGCAAATAATTGAAAAATTAGCAAATAGGaacacatacttttttttatttaaacattcaatattttgagttttcatccatccatccattttctaccgcttatccggggccgggtcgcgggggcaacagctttagcagggaagcccagacttccctctccctagctacttcttccagctctccccgggggatcccgaggcgttcccaggccagctgggtgacatagtctctccagcgtgtcctgggtcttcctcggggtctcctcccggtggcacatgcccggaacaccttaccagggaggcattcaggaggcatccgaatcagatgcccaagccacctcatctggctcctctcgatgtggaggagaagcggctcgactctgagcccctcccggatgaccgagcttctcaccttatctctaagggagagcccggacaccctgcggagaaaactcatttcggcatTTTGAGTTTTATCCACTGCAATTGTTCAATCCATCATTgctatttttaaagtcatttaTCCTTGAATAACTTTCCCCACAATTGCGCAGGACTGTAGATTTTGCAGTTGCAGTGGTCGCCATCGTTGACCAATATCAAGCGCCTACCTTGAACTCTGCGTCAACGCAGAACAGACACGGGTCGTGCTCAATCAGGCGAGAAGCTTTGGCCTTGTCCAAGAAACACACCAGCAAGAGCAGCTTCTTCAGCGTGAAGCTCGACAGCGCCTCCTCGTGGCCTGAACGGAAGGAGATAGCGGCACGGATCGCCGGTTAACGGCTTTGTATTCAAGGTTACTTGAATGAACAATGTTGCACAATAAGCAACGTGTAAACTAGGGACGCACGTCGGACTAGAGttttctttggaaaattatcaatttatatatttttttgattttCCCTGGGGGGGACAAACTCTTACCATCTTTGTAAAGATGAGGAACTTTTGAATGTCTGAACTCGGCTGCGATGTCGGGATTCCAGAGAAGACGCTGGAGGATGAACATGGCCAAACCCACTGCATCGCTGTTGCTCTCCAGCGAGATCATCTCCCCAAAGATCGTCTAAGCATAAAGTTTGATATTCAGCGTTCACTTAAAGGGGGGGGACAATATTGACAATTTTCCTTCAAAAtagaataaaacaaaagcaaaaaaatctgGCCAAGACATACCTCAAGCCCAATCCTTAACCACAGAGGATTGTAGGAAAGAAGCCAGTTGAGAACTTTTTGACGTTctcctgaaaaataaaaaaaaaaaaaaaaaaaaaaagatgaggattaaaaaataaaaaaaaaaaagagacagaatttttttttaaaaaccgacGGTAGTAGCGGCACCTATATCTTTCCAAAGATGGCGGTCCTTGCGGATGAGCAGCCTCTTTGCCTCCACTTCGAGTTCCAATCTCTTAATGGCCTTGACCATCGTCTCGGAGGTGAAGAGCTGACAGGCGGCCCGGCGGAGTCGGTTCAACTTTCGCCGGGCGGTGTACGTGCTGAACGACATCTCTTCTTTGGTGGGGGCTTTGGGGACGTGGAACTTGTCGCTGCAGCCCATTGCCAGAGGCGCcgcattcactacaacaaagacAACAAGGACAAAAATTATCACGATCACGAACGTCAAATTCTCCCCCAACAGTTGAAATGAAACGCGACGCTTTCAATCTATGCAAAAAAGTGACATCTCAACTTACCCTTGGTGCTTTCtgtgttgactttaaaatc
Proteins encoded in this window:
- the LOC127605768 gene encoding abnormal spindle-like microcephaly-associated protein homolog, which encodes MSESVALPGARGSFVEFSPTRNRDTDKENDVAVLSLHLFSKATFVSFGTVKIGTSKSTALRIENPTEFAEAVLTVDKIPSSKGFSVDNNTFTIRPLGSYTLTLTWTPTEEGGIRELIVFNANGIVKHQAILLGKAEAPQKKKRRLWDAIKKKRAVEKGSPYRGKWSALPTKMAANKTLHVTWKQQYEPRSPLASLNDGKTGRDKSTGEHGLLEGYSLKSKPQKPFNAVRKQWSLASQENHSSLVSDTSEKEMKAGSGSLAGKLENKDPAKILKALSPIGTPERLQKIMPHIQPVGCTAAVTSPTCPAVSLNDALALIDSGFALVNRSTKDSSTSSDFSDSLEFKSEDPERFKAHPDSPEESTEPRLTFFVTKKVGGPKAENPERPKILSFNCETVIKSKAPVTNCQSGQRIKKSRRRLMEKTLELSEGSSQCESGPGTPHLPVIEPDTRTTGSLGGDSQTVQEFNGRPTARLRDAQLPIGPDGSSPPTRPHLSFSSPPHNVAPVTFTISSPLPLDQSSPLHSSNTSHPQPEPSPETDVLPRAVSAQEDVSPVRSLTKSRKRKSEEYLRGATKKDGGGKSEQVKKSKTVAWKSQPVKSTQERRKSQRRSIKSKGSPHAMTTSVKTLTSSVSTQTQPASAKLPLRGAHARRSLGAEHGKCVKMAPVAMSKLIFVKTTRTAIPRHPLPFAAKNMFYDERWIEKQERAFTWWLNYVLTPDDFKVNTESTKVNAAPLAMGCSDKFHVPKAPTKEEMSFSTYTARRKLNRLRRAACQLFTSETMVKAIKRLELEVEAKRLLIRKDRHLWKDIGERQKVLNWLLSYNPLWLRIGLETIFGEMISLESNSDAVGLAMFILQRLLWNPDIAAEFRHSKVPHLYKDGHEEALSSFTLKKLLLLVCFLDKAKASRLIEHDPCLFCVDAEFKTSKDLLLAFSRDFLSGEGILPRHLGFLGLPVSHVQTPLDEFSYAVVNLAVDLKCGIRLVRVMELLIKQWGLSAKLRLPAISRLQKIHNVDIAMQVLKIRGVDLKDEHGSVIDSRDIVDGHREKTLSLLWKIIFSFQVEVILNEGQLREEILFLRRTLRSKRTLASVRAGRGLEPSALKTKAPYEHRSAKVVLLMEWARAVCDFYNLTLENFTVTFSDGRVLCYLIHHYHPSLISEESLRHSTTQTVDCSSRGRLELNCSAIDSDCSFDDAPESPNGPESPSAEFKKLLENEKSNFGLVNAAVAFLGGVPSMINPADMSNTIPNEQVVMCYLSFLCARLLDLRNETRAARVIQGAWRTYRIKKDLQVYKERNAAAAKIQRAVKRFLQRRRARNQNAASVIIQSAWRGFVIRKRLRLEKEAQLRGIRNRAATIIQAQWRMFSARRYYQRVRSTAVVVQARWRMKRAASAFVKIRRATAVLQRYSRAWIHGRKVRTRYLRLKAAAVTMQRGYRLWKIQKTQRENRAARVIQSAYKKWHVERMAERTAAAVKIQSFYRRQRCLRQYRKIQRSALLIQAHCRGLIQRSRFQKRTRQHQSAVVIQSAFRGHRVRKQALRIKRAAVVIQRWYRASARRAAERQRFVEMRRAARTVQLAYRKKRNRDSLKRRHRAATVIQAAFRKFACRWRYLALRNATVVIQQKLRAAILARKTKEEYGALRKAALTIQAYWRGRADRMRIKKYHRSATLIRAHYRRRKAQAEFRSKKAAAVVIQRRYRAHVAAKKTREAFLRKKAACATIAAGFRGMKVRADLQKKHKAATVIQSALRMYSARKRYRLLQSATVIIQCRYRARLCCRAERRKYEEQKKAALKIQAVYRGWRGREEFKKRIQAISFIQAAFRTHRVRKAYLATKCAAVILQARYRAKIRMAEQLKMYRRTKSAAVTIQAAYRGYRARRNFAQMRRVASSIHRRFRMIQERNRFLALKTATLALQRRYRALLLTREVRRQYLSRRRAAVCLQAAFRGMRARRLVKQKHRAASTIQRAFRARREHKKYMALKSSVLAVQRRYRATVAAKAQMRRYQTMRKSSIVIQSACRGLHVRKDVARWHRAATLIQSKFRKHREEVRFRSARLSAIVIQRHYRAFALQKRDRGYYLKVRSSAVVLQAAFRGRLARGRIGQMHRAATVIQANFKRHKQRLLFRKRRRAALVLQQRFRAMRERNSEMKRYREVRNAAICLQAAFRGMESRKSIRQKHRAATVIQAAFRSRRQKVQFQATRLSVITIQRCYRAYVLQKKERDYFLKIRTSVICLQSFFRGCSERRRIAKMHRAATVIQANFKRHRQQLRFRKQLWAARVLQQRFRAASQRNVEVKRYREVRNAVICLQAAFRGMKSRQSIRQKHRAATVIQSAFRCRRERVGFQAKRLAAIVIQRGYRAHVLQEKERDYFLRVRSSIICLQAVYRGRLERRRIAEMHRAATVIQANFKRRNQQSTFKKQLWAICVLQRRFRSQRQKRLEVKRYNKVRNAAICLQAAFRAMKSRQSIRQKHCAATVIQSAFRAHRQLKRYQNMKSSALTVQRRFRATAAAKSQRKHFLEMRRAAVIFQAAYRGRQTRKHIARLHRAATAIQSAYRRRVELVKFETNCASVLLIQKYYRAFIRQRRERSKFLKLKRATVVLQAAYRAYRVRRDIRQQSRAATLIQSSWRCSVQRRLFLKSRAAAVKLQEWVRAMRLGKEERENYLRTRRAAIALQTHYRAWIVRKRELDAANARRRLHFAAAVYHHLSAIKIQRALRAHRALESAKRRIHSVVVIQNLVRARFQRRRYLAQRRKIVTVQRAVRRWLVRRHNSASVIQCAARRFLLIRHQKKVERGIVKIQALWRGHVSRRLNDNSKVIKLRRRLHEVSAGAREEDKLQNKTSSALDCILRYRHFSSLLEALKNLEAATRLSPVCCEHLVESGATGVIFTLIRSCNRSVPCMDVITYSVQILLNLSKYHKTIEAVYLVENSVETLVSLIQTYREKAGGKVADKGASIFTKACFLLVLLLQDKSHAVEAMNCPKVLERVTSIYRLTVRKYKMDAERNVAKQKMNAPINGSFYIPATPRKCQPVPRFAPDWVLRKDNLPNIVDPLKAIRMLANTLSIVM